One stretch of Fictibacillus sp. b24 DNA includes these proteins:
- a CDS encoding cell wall hydrolase, with product MRNYLLSKCLLFFVAASFLFVPANVHAHGLLTNGNQGYEVSALQEKLKKMGFFYGPVTGYFGAITERAVADFQYKTNLSSDGVAGPATFLMLNDIEQMARVVHGEARGESYIGKVAVAAVILNRLDDPAFPNQIGDVIHQTNAFTAVHDGQYDLQPSSYAYHAVMDAMQGWDPTYGSVYYYNPELATNTWIFSRPSVTKIGNHLFAQ from the coding sequence ATGAGAAATTATTTACTTAGCAAATGCTTACTCTTTTTTGTAGCAGCGAGTTTTCTATTTGTTCCCGCAAACGTCCATGCGCACGGCCTTTTAACAAATGGCAATCAAGGATATGAGGTTTCGGCTCTGCAAGAAAAACTAAAAAAAATGGGCTTTTTCTACGGACCAGTGACCGGTTATTTCGGTGCCATTACAGAACGAGCGGTGGCAGATTTTCAGTACAAAACGAACCTTTCCTCTGACGGAGTAGCAGGTCCTGCAACCTTTTTGATGCTAAATGACATAGAACAGATGGCCCGTGTTGTTCATGGTGAGGCACGAGGTGAATCATACATAGGTAAAGTTGCGGTAGCTGCGGTTATCTTAAATCGTTTAGACGATCCCGCATTTCCAAACCAAATCGGTGATGTCATCCATCAGACGAATGCCTTTACAGCCGTTCATGATGGTCAATACGATTTACAGCCAAGCAGCTATGCCTATCACGCTGTGATGGATGCCATGCAAGGATGGGATCCAACATATGGATCGGTGTATTACTACAATCCAGAATTAGCAACAAACACTTGGATTTTCTCAAGACCATCTGTTACAAAGATCGGAAATCATCTTTTTGCGCAGTAA